The sequence TGAAATTCATGCAagtacatgaaaataaagaaatgaaaattagcataaaaatattatttgtattagttcaaaagaaagaataatCCAAACACTGCATGGTTTAAACAGTTATTCTGTCTGACTTTGCGTCAGATCCAGATCTTTGAAGTTGGGGCCCTCAGACCatttcagatgtttttgtttgtctttaaatgtatttcattcTTTCTAGTAAAATGTTTGATATTGCATGTCTTATCCAGTGTGAAGCAGCTGATTTCTAAGTTTTCCTTTCAAATAATGCCGTTACCCTCTTGGCAGTTACAAAACTGAGGTTTATAAACGTTTGTTCATTTCTGTTATAACTTTAATCTTTAGGATACACACTGAATACAAATACTCTTAGGTATCGTGACAGTCCTTTTGCAATCTTTGCACTTGTCGCTTCccaatatatttcaaaatatttcagtgtttctacACAGTCACTGCATTAAGTGATTTTACAGGACAATGACAGgccagacattttaaaacactgatCACATACACATTTGCACATGCTCATTACCTCTGTGTAAACGTTGAATAACACATAGTCTAAAAAGCTATAGGTCTCAGAAGCCATATAAAAGGTAACGCAAGATTTGGATAATAACCCCTCCTATGTGTGCTACAAAGCAAAAATATCTGCGTATAAAAGCGAATACTAAAATTTTAACATATTTGTTCAAAACACTAAGAAGACCATCTCAATGTAACAGAGATGCAATTTGCCCCCATATTTTGTCCTTAATTTCTTGtataacatacatacataagcaATTACTGCACTAAACATCTTTATGATAATACCAGAATTTTACTTTGTTGCAGTTATGCTTATAGGCCTTCAGTAGCTCACAATATGATATGAGATTATGAACAGGattatttgtttttgccttgCTACATATAACAGTTTTCCACTTGCGCTACAGAATACAAATATTCTGTAgggatgtatttatttaatgcgtatattcaggaaaaacaaatatcATCACTTTTTGTGTATTTAGAGTTTGATACCAAGTGGTATATGAAGATATCGTCACATTTTAAGTTAAAATGAAACAgtacaatcaatcaatcaatcaatcaatcaatcaatcaatcaatcaatcaatcaatcaatcaatcagtcaatcagtcaatcaatcaatcaaacaaacaaacaaacaaacaatttaaaaaaagatagaaAAGAACTGTCTTCtttactaataaaaaaacaccTTACTCTCTTCTTAGCATCTTCCCAGCACGGAGTACGCTGCGTGGCTCTGTCTTCTCCATTTGGGTTGGTCTTGGGTGTCCTCTGGGGtgagatccactgagcgcatgTCTTCAATGATGACGTCCATCCACTGCTTTTTCAGTCTTCCTTGAGGTGAGCGGCCTCCAGTGTCGAGTTGGAGGGCTGTTCTTGACACTGTATTTTCTGCGCACGTCCATACCACTCTAGGCGCGCTTccctcattttcttttcattgggGCAACTCCTTCATTCGTCACATGATCCAGGCGGGTTAAGCCCACCTGAGCACCTTCATCTCCGTAGCATTGACGATCTGCTCATGTTTCTTGGTGGCTGGCCAAAAAAATCCCTTAAAATAGTGAGAAATTACTAACAGTTGGGTTGTACTGGGATTAGCTGAAGTGTTAGCTTCAGATCATTTACActactgtgcaaaactcttaACCCACCCTCATTTCCAAATACTTTGCAAGGGAAATGAATGCAGTGACTTATGGAAAAACTTGTGCAAACACTTGTGGAACTACAGTATGTAAGGCATAAACAGAGTGTGTGCAACTCTAACAAGCTTAAAAGTCGGAGATTTCTTAGGCAAGATttctaataatttatttaagtaACCTTCAGAAATAactctccaggcttcttgacaGGGATTCAAAACTCTTCTATGGATGTTGGTTGCTTTTTGTTCTctctcaagatgatcccacagtgttttaatgttgaggtccaggctctggggaggccaatccatgactcgtagtgttccattgtgtttttgttctattCAGGTTTGCTTTTACTGCTTTGGCACTGGCTTCGGGATCACTgtaatgctgaaaaatgaagccgctGCCAATCAGACAGTGTCCAGATGGTATTGaaaaataatgttgaggtctgggctcatgactgatagtgttccagtCATTGTGTGTTTTACTATTCAGGTTTACTTTtattgcattggcagtgtgtttgggatcactgtcatgctaaCAAATCAAGCCAGTCAGACACATTTTAGACAGTATAGCTCAATGATTTAAACTGTGATGCTACTCCATTTTTGATAAGATCTGCAACACTAACTGAAATGCAACCTCAAATCATAGCAGAACCTCTATCATGTTTTAAatatggctgtagacactctaCTGAACTCCtctaaagattgattgattgattgattgattgattgattgattgattgattgattgattgattgataatactttattcatctgGAGGGAAATTGGGTTAGGGGTGCCAGCCTTGCCAGCGCCATCTCACCCTTCCTACCATACattcattacacaaacatcacatggggaagacaggtcagagaggtatagtAATGGAAAATGCACAGCATGAGGAAAATCATAAAGATAATgacttgaaataaaaaaataaaatgtggatTAATCAGTCCTTATCATCCATTGTCAcaaattttcagtccagttcttgtctTCTAATTTGGCATATCATAGCTTTTTCTCCTCATTTCCCATAGTTAAGAATGGCTTGTTGACAGTCACCCTTTCACCGAGGCCATTTCTGGTGAGGTTTCAGTAAACAGTAGCTGAATCAACGAAAGGCCAGCTGCATTTCACATGTCCTTTTTTAGGTCTTTGTAGGATTTTTCCCaactatttcttaaggacatgacttttagAAACTGTTCATCTGGAATAGATACTTTTTAGATCtgccttttttctcatttctttctttctttctttctttctttctttctttctttctttctttctttctttctttctttctttctttctttctttctttctttctttctttcttttactcatttatttattggttttaaCAAGTTTTAAAGTTTTCAAGTTGTAGAATCTTGACCATATGGCCCAAAACCTCCAAACTTGTCCAGTTTGTTTCTTAATGCACAAGTTATTTCCCCCAGTGTTAGTATATATGTCCATTGAGCCAATGAGATCGTCCAcatattttttaatctttccaGCACTTAGCAATACATCACTTGGCTTCCAAAAGTTCGATCGTTAACAGAGCTCTAATGTTTGCAGCAGGTACAAAATTGTTTGGGTATACATTTAACTTAGATAGGTTGGGATCAAGTGGAATCACATCAGAAATGATTTGGCTTAACaatttttttaccttttcccaaaacactttcacatgtgagcACTCCCATATGCAATAAAACAAAGGGCCCCTATCCACTCCACACTTAGTACAGGTGTCGGGGATGTTTGGGATAAAATGATGCAATTTTGAGGGGGTAATATACTGTCTTGTGCACCATTTATATTGAAATAGTTTAGATTGTCTGATTCTGGGCCAAGAAGCACGATTTATACCAGTTATCATCAGATACATCCATTTGCAAATCATTCCTCCATGCCTCTAAAATAGACTGTGTTGATTCTTTGGAGTTTTCCATAAACATTTTGTACAATAAGACCTGCCATTTCTTCTTATGTtttccactttgtttttctttccttttttgttgacACACAGCACAGCATGCTGAGATAAATTTTAAACCAATATCTCTTTGAGGATTATCCTGCCAACTGGACTATGAGACTAATATAGAATATAGTTTTTAACCATATGAAGGTGATTTGTCAAAAAACTAGGTGGTCTTTCTTTGTATATTGCCAGGGATGACCTTGTCATTTTTTCTTAGATTCTTTTAAGGAGATACAGAATAACATGGTGAGATATACAGGGTTTTCAGCTGTTAGCTGAAAActagtttaataataataataatggatttatatagcgcttttcaaggcacacaaagtgctttacaattccaaaAACAGGAGAACTAGTGCCTTCTTTTTTCATCAGAAAGGTGCTCTTTCCTCTATCACTAGAACTAAGTCTGTAACTGTATTCTTTGCACCAGTTGTGAATGGCAAGCTGTGGAAAAAGCCATCACACATTTTACTATTGATCATACTTTTGTGTTTAACAACTGTGTTCTGTTGTTTCAGGTGGTAGCGTTATGTTGCTCTGGTTACCATGTGACGtgctctctctgcgactgtgtgggggttttttgggtgagagagcgcccttttttgttgttgttatgctAGAGCTACGCTGAGCAGTTGGGTTAGCGGCGGTGTTTTTCTGTtgaaaataaacagctgtgctccctggcaatacggggaagcaagaccaaacaacACCTCTGTCTCccccttgtctgagctcgccacaatacaCAGTCCAACAGAGTTTTTTCATCCAATGACAAGACATTTGGAGCACAGTGAATGACAAATGTAACATCATACATCTTAGATATAAATTTGAAAAATCAGCACTCTCCATATTACTATATTATTGTAATGTTCAATGTTCACATCACCAATGATCGCGACATTaccattaattaatttattataaaGAAATTGTGTTTCTCAgaattgtatttgttttgagttttgtatcCTTGATTAAATACATctcagttttatatttatagttatttatatttattatttatagtttagatttgtgtgttgttgtatgtattttttaattttttcttagTTCCTGCTTTGTTCATTAGTATTCCAGCCTCCCTCTGTTCCCATGTTTAACGTTCAGTGTGAGTCATCTTGTTGTTATGGTCCTGAATGGCTTGGGGtgtttgtctctctttttctctctcttctctatAGTCTGTTTCTCTCTAGATCTTTCATTCTCATGTAGAGTTGTGTCCGCTTACTTTTTCCAGTGAACTTAATGCAATAAAAGCtataaaaatctaataaaaagtCTCCTCAGTCTCCCGAGTCGCTGAGTCCAACTCAGGCAAGCAACATTATACTTGTCTCTGAGTTTGCTTGGGTTAATTTCCTGTATTATTTTCAAAACTGCTGTCTCCTGTGTCTGGGCTTGAGTTTTACTTCTTCCCCTTATGATTTTCTGGACCTCTGTCCCATTTTCCCCACCTGTCTCCGTTTTGCTCATTACCTTCTGTGTATAAATAGGCCCCTTCTTCCTCTTAGTCTTTGTCAAAGTGTCCATGATATTTCTCTTTGATGTCTGGATTTGGATTTCCTTTTAGATTTAGACCTAGTTTTTGAATTTTACATTCAACTAAAAAAAggcttgttaaaattaaaaatgttgcctATGGGCCCTTCAGTTTACAAACTCTGACACACAGTAAAGATTAAAGCATGGCTAAAAGCACATTAGCTGCAACTTTTTATATTGTCTATTTAAATGCCCAAATATATGACAAAAGGTATAAATTAAAATCTTCTGAGTTTATGGCTATCTGGTGGTGATCAGAGGGCCCTGTGGcgccagtgtcctgcagcctcgcctctgtcagtgcgccccaggccccagctgtggctacaatgtagcttgccatcaccagtgtgtgaatgtgtgtgtgaatgggtgaatgactgaatgtagtgtaaagcgctttgggtttCTTAgtgactgagtaaagcgctatacaaatgcaggccatttattaAAAACCTTTATACAATCCAGCTATTTCATGCTCTCTATTGTGACTTATAAGAAACACCTATAAGAAAAGgtaaaagtaataaattaaCATCTTTGGGCATGTCATTTCTTACTGTTTTTGCAACATTTACTACGTTGTTGAAAGTTGACATTTCTCCTGGTCCTGAGTGTCATGATAACTACAAGACAAGACATACTAGCAATATTTTTATGAACATGTCTGCTTTTATATCATGCATCCAGATTGAACGGAGAAAATATGCCAACTGTCCACACAGTCTGGGAGGCCTGAAGTCTTCCAAAACCTTGCTGTTGTCAAGGTTTGCTTATATATAGCTGATTTGGGAGAGTTTAGACAAAACCGTTCCATTGTGTTATTGTACATGTATTTAGTTACGGTCAGTTAACCATGTGGTTTTGGTTTAAACTTTCATGGGAATGatgaaaagaagacaaaaattgACTGTCAGGAATTGAACAGCTGCTTCCAGTGGCATCCATCCCATCCTACTCCCTCTGCCAACTTTGTGATTCTACAGTTCATCACCCAACTTCCTCTTTTACTTCCAATGAGCAATATTCAGAATTAATATTGCTGCTAAAGGGCTTTGCCTCTTGAACAGTTATCTCATGCTTACTCATCCAGCTTTGGACCAAATAGCCTTGTGGTTAAGCAGTTGTCAGCCAAAATGTAATGTGTTTGCTAAATTTCCAAAGGAGGGCACTTGCACCAAAAAGTAATTACTTGCTCTTTGGCCCACAGTCTGCTTCTCCCCCAAATTGGATTTGAATCTGCTGAGGAGAAACAAATAGAGCAATATGAAGATACTTACTGGATGTAATGAGAAAGGAAAATGGTGGTTAAAgcataaataattatttaaaaaggcgattaattttaaataatccACTGACAAGTTCAATCAAGTTGCATAGAGAGAGCAAGAAGTCATGTTTTTACAGGTTTAGGATTTGACCCTATTTATAACTAAATATCCCACTTCATGAAGACTTACAGCATATGAAACAAAGATCTTGAGTGATGTAAATGTTTGAGGGTCCAATCCACCCTCAAATTGTAGAGTCCACATTGTTGAACCCTATCCCCACCACAAGTGGTAAACTGTTCTCTCTAGGAAGTGCAAGAAATTGTTAATGCTTAATGCACCCATTTCCCAGCATTGAACCCTTCCTTTGTTACATCCATTATTGATTTCATAATTACCCACAATCAATTAAGACCATAACAACAGAATCCTGCACACTTGCAGTCGCATGAACTGAATCAGTTTCTGACTAATTCAAATTGACTGACTGCGGCTTCAACACTGCATTGAAAATTTGCTCCTGGGTTTTCTCTGGCACCTTTAAATGTCCCCCAGTGTATGTGGAGGCTTAAACATGCTTCAGTTCCAATAAACACGTATTTATACAAAGACTTTCTGTGTAGCATTTATGAATGTGACTGGATTTGATTAGGTCAAGAACGTGCCTtgtatgcagaaaaaaatatccTGCACCATTATACTATCTTGAAATTGCTGTCACTCATATCCTTGTTGTAgttacatccatccattcgcttctgcttatcagggtcgcggggggcactggagcctatcccagctgtcatagggcgagaggcaggatacaccctggacaggtcaccagtctgtcgcagggctaacacacagggacagacaaccattcacgcgtaatggcaatttggattttccaattaaactatccccacaagttgcatgtctttggacagtgggaggaagccggagtacccagagggaacccacacaaacatggggtgaacatgcaaactccacacagaaagaccccggcctgatgttggaattgaactcaggaccttcttgctctgcggcaacagtgctaaccaccgtgccaccatgcTGCCTTGTCgcagttcatttttttaaaacaattctaTCAAACTCCTTTAGCCAGTTTAGATGGTAAATGgattggttcttatatagcgcttttctactctatctaTATGTATAAATGTACAACTtgttcattcacccattcacacccatttggacaagcacttttttctaggCTGTTTCCAAGTGTTccctatctaacattcacatacatttatactccgatggatgccctgctctaccacctgagctacagccaccccgtaTATAAACAAGCTTTTTTAGTTGAAAATAGCTGACTAATATCAAACTTACACAAAATCATGGGTCGACTGcctgtagtatttttttttgtgtcagtGTAATAATATTTCTGTCAAGTGACATTTGAATATTTCATAATATGTTAACTTTGATAGCCCTCTTTGCAATTTCACTCAGACAGATTATATTATCTGCAGGTAAAGTAGCTTCACACGAAAAGATTTCAAGGCTTTAAACATCATGCAATGTTTGTGGGTTATGGGACCGATTAGATAAAGAGAATGCAATCAGTTACTACATCCACTGCTTTCACAGTCCTGTTGAGAAGTGATTCTCTAGCCTTTTcataatatgtttttgttagaGTTTGTCAGGATGAGGTCGTGGACgaaagaaggaggacccaaacgctggactcacaggtAGGTGAAGCTTGGTGTTTTATTGTCAACGGagtgaacaaacagaacagaagtaGGAAACGGCTGGCCGGCTGGACGACTgactgaatggatgaatgaaagaCTGACTGACAACTGACCAGCTGACCTGACGGAACTGAACAGAGGACAACCTAACAGCGGCGAgaacaacatcacaataacatcaatgacacgacattgGACTGGTTGAACTgagggacataaatacacaggctgAGTGATGAGAGATTAGAAcctggtgagtacacagctgaacataatgaccTAATGATAAACGGGAAGAGGACGgaacataatgcacatggaccaaggctaacacaataaaacaggaggtgaagcagacagaatataaacagtgaacatgaactaagaatactgggtcaAAGACCCAGAAACCCTGACAGAGTTAGGCTGTCTACACTATTACTGTAGcttcaaacacaaaacaaactttgttaACTTAGTTTGGTGGCTGTAGCCATTCCATTTTGATTCCTGGCTTCTACACTCCACATTTAGTGTCCTTGATTGCCCCTGATACACTTTCAACTTTGAGTGTGTGCATAATAGATAAAAAGCACTTAAAGTTATAGAATAAAGCACTTTATCAATGTGTGTCTGAGTTTTCATGTAGTAGaaaatagagctgggcgatatgagatttttccatatcacgatatgtttttttcatttcaggcgataacgatatatatcacgatataagccaaataactaaatttgtaagatttaaatgtgccgttgctcacaagtaaaatgtgaaataatcagccgcttgttttgatttaaatatttatttaccataataagttaaacagggcagatgtacttaaggaaaaTGAGACTTcagtttcaaataaataaaggcaaatattgcaaactaaacaaaaagcagccgctaaagcgtttaagtttgaaaatagaacaaacaaaacagactactaaattgtcacttccacttagaaacaaaatattaattctaaaaataaatcttaggtttttttttttacagaagaacagacaaaattgactaacttttgtcaatgtCAATATCAAatgaactgagaactaaaaggaaattctcactctccttgttgtatagctgagcttttccaacagttttaaaataaagatgctAACAGAACATTCTTTAAATCCTAGGTACACATCCAaggtgcaacacacacacacacatacacacatatatatatatatatatacacacacatatatatatatatacacacacatatatatatatatacacacacatatatatatatatacacacacatatatacacacacacatatatacacacacacatatatacacacacacatatatatatacacacacacatatatacacacacacatatatacacacacacatatatatatacacacacacatatatatatacacacacacatatatatatacacacacacatatatatatacacacacacatatatatatatacacacacacatatatatatacacacacacatatatatatacacacacacatatatatacacacacacacatatatatatatacatatatatatacacacacacatatatatatacacacacacacatatatatatatacatatatatatacatatatatatacatatatatatatacatatatatatatacatatatatatacatatatatatatacatatatatatatacatatatatacatatatatacatatatatatacatatatatacatatatatatacatatacatatatacatatatatatacatatatatatatgtatatatatatatatatatatgtatatatatatgatatacatatatatatatatatatgtatatatatatatacacatacatatatatatatatatatatatatatatacacatacatatatatatatatatatatatatatatatatatatacacatacatatatatatatatacatatatatatatatatatatatatatatatatatatatatatatatatatatatatatatatatatatatatatataaactttaGTCTGAAAAAAGCCTACAGGTTGTGGGACAGGAAGACAAGTCTATCCACTGCTTCAGGCTTTAAAGCGGCCCCGTGGCAAGTCACAGTATTACCCCCTGTACTAAATACCCTCTCAGAGGGGCTGCTGGTTGCGGGGATGCACAGGTAGCGCTTTGCCAGGCAGCTAACTCTTGGGAAGCTTCTGTTGTTGATTTTCCACCACTCAAGTGGGTCCATTTCACTGTCTGCATCAGGTGCCAGCAAGTACTTTTCAAGCTCCTTTTCAACTGTCTCTTTCTCAGTGAGCCCTGTGCTGGTGGGGTGGGATTTCTTAAAGAAACTGCCCAGTgactttctctgtttcttctggGTTGGTAGTACTGCAGCAGCTCCACCATCTTCTGTTTCCTCCGTTCCAGCTGAAGTGGATGGGTGCTCAATTTGCCCCAACATCTCATACACTGCTCTCATTTTGATGGCATCAACGTGTTCTGCATTAATGTATTGTACTTTGAAGCGCGGATCTAGCAGGGTTGCAACATCAAGCAGTTCATTTGTAATCTGGTCATTGTACTTTTCATCAAGGTATGTCATGACTGTCATCTTAAGGTCTTTTGTAAGTTGTGTTTCAACCTCAGATGGTTTCAGAATCTGTGTTCTGAAAAGGTGAAGCATCGGCTTGAGGTAGGACACACTCACGTAACACTCTCCagaaagtgaatctgtgaattcCAGTAGTGGGTTCAGGGCCACATGCACAGACTCCAGAACATCTAGATCTTGCCAGGAGGGAACCAAGTGCCTGGTCTTCTTATCTGCACTGAGGACCTGAGAGATAGCTTTATGTTGCTCCAGAACCCTCCCAACCATTTTTTGGCGTGAGCCCCACCTGGTGGGCGACTCTGTCACTAACTTGTGCTGGGGTAGGTGAAGCTCCTCCTGAGCAGCAGCTAATTCCCTTTTCTTCTTCCAAGAGAAACTGAAGGTGGCCACCACTCTCTTACACACGGCCACAGCTCGCTCCATCCTCTTGTCTTTGCCGGCTTTTTCTGTGGATAAAAAGGTAAATAATAGCACATATTAACCtcagaatttaatttaagatttttgatttttttttccagtcacaaATAAATTTCACTGCcctgaaaacacatttacttGCTATGattgtacttttacttttttaaattttgctgaCAGAATgaccaaatttttttttcttatatttaaaaaggtGACAGAGGCTGGTGTTATCAACATCATTGTTTGACGTTTTCATCACTTGTTCTTAAAGAGCTGAGGTTCTGTATTAGCCAATTGGGATCCTGATAGAACCCCAAAATTCTAAATTTTATTTGGCACATTTTGTCAACTTGATTTACACTGAAGAGTGACTGAATATTTGCCTATTATGCATGCCAACAGCAACTATTACCTCAAATAAATAGGCTGACATGAAGAATATTCTttctgatgtttattttttaacaataacCATTGAAGTGATTTAGATCTCTAGCTTTTAATATGTTTACATGggctcaaaaacacaattaaaagaggcatttttaattttattctgctTCCCAACTTACCGATAGCTGAGTGAAGTCGATGTCCGAAGCACTGCAGCCGGGTCCAGTTATTCAGGGATGTGGCCTTCACTATATTTGTCCCACTATCGGTTGTGATGCAGACTTGTTTGTCTTCACTCAGTCCCCAGGATGCAAGCGCTTCTGACAGTCCTAATGCAATTACTTCACCCGTGTGGTCGTCGGGAAGGTAGGCAGCTTGAAGACATTTGCTTTTCAGATTCCAGTCTTGGTCGATATAGTGGGCAGTAAGGCTAAGGTAAGGTTCTGACGTGCGACTTGACCACATGTCGGATGTAGTAGCGAAGAACGATACAGTTTGTAGCTCCTTCTCAACAGCCTCACGGCACTCTCTATATAGCATTGGAAGCGCTATCTGAGAGAAATGTTTACGTCCAGGGAGTTGGTAACGAGGATCCAGTACCTTAATTAGCTGCTTGAATCCTTCATTTTCGACCGTGTTTATTGGTAGCATGTCTTTAGCAAGACAGTAGGCTATGGCATTCGTTATGTCGCTATGTCTCTTAGCTTTTTTGTCATATGGTAAGACGCTGGAGAAAGCCGACTCAATTGACTGTTGCTGCTTCGCAGGGATTCCCCCGGTTGTTTTCGATGACAAATTAGCACTTTCAGTCAGAGATTGAGCGTGCTCTCGTGGGTGGCACTGCTTCAGGTGATGAAACAGGTTAGTTGTATTTCCAGTCTTGGTGGGAACATGCTGTCGGCACAACTTACAGTGCgtgctactctgttttttgtcggACTTCAAATAGCCGAAATATCTCCACACTACGGAACTTTTCCGGCCCTTCCTTTCGACAATCTCTTCGGCATTCGAGCTGTCATCTGTGTTCTCTTCCGTtctctcggttgatttttctctacTTGGTGCACTCATTTTCTCCATCACCCAGTCGACACGGCGGTTAGCTGCTAGCTGCTTCACAAACAAATACGCACGTGcgccttggcacttgtgctgtacgtaacaagtcacgtgacgtgacgctgcggctgtgattggttcggctctgcgctacttaatttggattggatgactttttttttcttttttttttttaagaggacaagagcggcgaggtctatcgtgatagtttaatttctctatcgagtaaaagttatatcgcgatacatatcgttatcgttatatcgcccagctctagtagaAAAGCACTAGATCAGTAAATCAATAAATTTATCATTTAAACCAACAGCTTGTAAAATACAGTGTTAGGgtccctgggtcgttgacccagtgttttgtgtttttggttctttgattttgttatttcattatattctagctttgcttAATGGGTTTTAGGATCATTCTTAGTTTAGGTTCTCTGGGTGGGGTTtggttagagttttagtgttctggttttctttctgtgttccatagttgctgtctcccctgtctgctgtatccccACATCCAgttagtgtctgtgtctgccctggtcccacgtctctgttccctttgttatagtgcctgcctgtgagtctgtgttatgtttcctgttttactttgaaagtccatgtctgatgttaatgtgtctggttttgcttccccttgtctcgttaggcctgatttgccccagctgtgtttccctcctgttacccattccctgattgctccctttatgtatttaagccctgtttctttgtgtctgtgttgtgatctACTCTCGTTTATGCTGTGTGGTCCGGCTGCCTGGTCATGTaagtttatttggatttttgttactttttgccatccagcaataaaagctgagtTTC comes from Astatotilapia calliptera chromosome 1, fAstCal1.2, whole genome shotgun sequence and encodes:
- the LOC113029133 gene encoding zinc finger BED domain-containing protein 1-like, with translation MEKMSAPSREKSTERTEENTDDSSNAEEIVERKGRKSSVVWRYFGYLKSDKKQSSTHCKLCRQHVPTKTGNTTNLFHHLKQCHPREHAQSLTESANLSSKTTGGIPAKQQQSIESAFSSVLPYDKKAKRHSDITNAIAYCLAKDMLPINTVENEGFKQLIKVLDPRYQLPGRKHFSQIALPMLYRECREAVEKELQTVSFFATTSDMWSSRTSEPYLSLTAHYIDQDWNLKSKCLQAAYLPDDHTGEVIALGLSEALASWGLSEDKQVCITTDSGTNIVKATSLNNWTRLQCFGHRLHSAIEKAGKDKRMERAVAVCKRVVATFSFSWKKKRELAAAQEELHLPQHKLVTESPTRWGSRQKMVGRVLEQHKAISQVLSADKKTRHLVPSWQDLDVLESVHVALNPLLEFTDSLSGECYVSVSYLKPMLHLFRTQILKPSEVETQLTKDLKMTVMTYLDEKYNDQITNELLDVATLLDPRFKVQYINAEHVDAIKMRAVYEMLGQIEHPSTSAGTEETEDGGAAAVLPTQKKQRKSLGSFFKKSHPTSTGLTEKETVEKELEKYLLAPDADSEMDPLEWWKINNRSFPRVSCLAKRYLCIPATSSPSERVFSTGGNTVTCHGAALKPEAVDRLVFLSHNL